The proteins below come from a single Beutenbergia cavernae DSM 12333 genomic window:
- a CDS encoding ABC transporter permease: MTTSALTVATADPSGRLGTRRLPLGRALREPGLVLAVAYLGLVLLAALAPNVLTTWDPVTDVDPAASLSAPSAEHWFGTDALGRDVYSRVVHGANLSITAGLLAVSISLVVGVLAGVVSGYVGRWADSTIMRVMDVMIAIPGLLLSLAFVSILGFGVVNVAIAVGIAGIPGFARLARAETLRLRNLAYVDAARCSGSGSARIIVRHIVPGAGTAVVVLAALEIGGAVLAVSALSFLGFGAVPPTPEWGSMVNEGRSHIASAWWLTTFPGAAIAATVLACNRISRAVRVAGRS; the protein is encoded by the coding sequence ATGACGACGTCGGCACTCACCGTCGCGACGGCGGATCCGTCCGGCCGGCTGGGCACGCGCCGCCTCCCCCTGGGCCGGGCGCTGCGCGAGCCGGGGCTCGTCCTGGCGGTCGCCTACCTCGGCCTCGTGCTGCTGGCCGCCCTCGCGCCGAACGTCCTCACCACGTGGGATCCGGTGACCGACGTCGACCCGGCGGCGTCGCTCTCCGCGCCGAGCGCCGAGCACTGGTTCGGCACCGACGCGCTCGGCCGCGACGTGTACTCGCGCGTCGTGCACGGCGCCAACCTCTCGATCACCGCCGGCCTGCTCGCGGTGAGCATCAGCCTCGTCGTCGGGGTGCTCGCCGGTGTGGTCTCCGGGTACGTCGGGCGGTGGGCGGACTCCACGATCATGCGCGTCATGGACGTGATGATCGCGATCCCGGGCCTGCTCCTCTCGCTCGCGTTCGTGTCCATCCTGGGCTTCGGCGTCGTGAACGTGGCGATCGCCGTCGGGATCGCCGGCATCCCCGGCTTCGCCCGGCTGGCACGCGCCGAGACGCTGCGGCTGCGCAACCTCGCCTACGTCGACGCCGCGCGGTGCTCCGGCTCCGGGTCCGCGCGGATCATCGTGCGGCACATCGTCCCCGGCGCCGGGACCGCCGTCGTCGTCCTGGCCGCCCTCGAGATCGGAGGAGCCGTGCTGGCCGTGTCCGCCCTGAGCTTCCTCGGGTTCGGCGCGGTGCCGCCGACCCCGGAGTGGGGGTCGATGGTGAACGAGGGGCGGTCGCACATCGCGTCCGCCTGGTGGCTCACGACGTTCCCGGGCGCCGCGATCGCCGCGACGGTGCTCGCGTGCAACCGGATCAGCCGGGCCGTGCGCGTGGCGGGGCGCTCATGA
- a CDS encoding dipeptide ABC transporter ATP-binding protein, whose translation MSAADGVVATSSSAPLLRVAGLSVTYRGRRGVHQAVRGVSLDVARGEVVALVGESGSGKTTIGRTILGLLPASAERYGAVELDGADLLRLPDRRRRRVLGARIATIPQDPLAALNPVQRIGPQVAEVLAIHGLASGDAARARALEALRLAGLDDAEARYRQYPHELSGGQRQRVLIAIAIVAGPELIVADEPTSALDVTVQRRILDHLEHLVRETGTSLLLITHDLGVAGDRADRVVVLSDGEVVEQGATGAVLERPEQPYTRALLEATPDRRPPATPPPSAGSSDSPALEVRGLGRTFHVTGRPPVTAADDVSFTIPRGGALGLVGESGSGKTTTARIVLGLLRPDAGEVLVDGRVQDSPAEIRRARRFVQPVFQDPYSSLSPHQSIASSIAEPLRALGGGNRAERRARVAELLDRVHLPASVGRRRPTELSGGQLQRVAIARALAIHPRLVVCDEPVSSLDVSVQARVLDVLAELREQDGLALLFISHDLAVVRAVCEDVAIMRAGRIVEQGRTLDVFASPASPYTAELLAAIPGRRTAAAVA comes from the coding sequence ATGAGCGCCGCGGACGGCGTCGTGGCGACGTCCTCGTCGGCGCCCCTGCTGCGCGTGGCGGGACTGTCCGTCACGTACCGCGGCCGCCGCGGCGTGCACCAGGCCGTGCGCGGCGTCTCGCTGGACGTCGCGCGCGGCGAGGTCGTGGCCCTGGTCGGTGAGTCGGGCTCCGGGAAGACGACCATCGGGCGGACGATCCTCGGCCTCCTGCCGGCGTCGGCGGAACGCTACGGCGCCGTCGAGCTCGACGGCGCCGACCTCCTGCGGCTGCCCGATCGCCGTCGTCGCCGTGTGCTCGGCGCCCGCATCGCCACGATCCCTCAGGATCCGCTCGCCGCGCTCAACCCGGTCCAGCGGATCGGCCCCCAGGTCGCGGAGGTGCTCGCGATCCACGGGCTCGCGTCGGGGGACGCCGCACGCGCGAGGGCGCTCGAGGCCTTGCGGCTCGCGGGCCTCGACGACGCGGAGGCCCGCTACCGCCAGTACCCTCACGAGCTCTCCGGCGGGCAGCGCCAGCGCGTGCTCATCGCGATCGCGATCGTCGCCGGACCCGAGCTGATCGTCGCGGACGAGCCGACGTCCGCCCTCGACGTCACCGTCCAGCGCCGGATCCTCGACCACCTCGAGCACCTCGTCCGCGAGACGGGGACGTCGCTCCTCCTCATCACGCACGATCTCGGGGTGGCGGGAGACCGGGCGGACCGCGTCGTCGTCCTCTCGGACGGCGAGGTCGTCGAGCAGGGTGCGACCGGCGCGGTCCTCGAGCGCCCGGAGCAGCCCTACACCCGTGCCCTGCTCGAGGCGACCCCCGACCGCCGGCCGCCGGCGACGCCGCCGCCGTCGGCCGGGTCGTCGGACTCGCCGGCCCTCGAGGTGCGCGGCCTCGGCCGCACGTTCCACGTCACCGGACGGCCGCCGGTGACCGCCGCGGACGACGTCTCGTTCACGATCCCGCGCGGGGGAGCGCTCGGCCTCGTCGGGGAGTCGGGTTCCGGGAAGACGACGACGGCGCGCATCGTCCTCGGGCTCCTGCGCCCTGACGCCGGCGAGGTGCTCGTCGACGGCCGGGTCCAGGACTCGCCCGCGGAGATCCGGCGGGCGCGCCGCTTCGTCCAGCCGGTGTTCCAGGACCCGTACTCCTCGCTCAGCCCGCACCAGTCGATCGCCTCCTCGATCGCGGAGCCGCTGCGCGCCCTCGGAGGCGGGAACCGCGCGGAGCGACGCGCCCGCGTCGCCGAGCTGCTGGACCGCGTGCACCTGCCGGCGTCCGTCGGGCGGCGGCGCCCGACCGAGCTGTCGGGCGGGCAGCTGCAGCGCGTGGCGATCGCGCGGGCGCTGGCGATCCACCCGCGGCTCGTGGTGTGCGACGAGCCGGTCAGCTCGCTGGACGTGTCCGTGCAGGCGCGGGTGCTCGACGTCCTGGCGGAGCTGCGCGAGCAGGACGGCCTGGCGCTGCTGTTCATCTCGCACGACCTGGCCGTCGTCCGCGCCGTGTGCGAGGACGTCGCGATCATGCGCGCGGGCCGGATCGTCGAGCAGGGCCGCACGCTCGACGTGTTCGCCTCACCGGCGTCGCCGTACACGGCGGAGCTGCTGGCCGCGATCCCCGGGCGCCGGACGGCGGCCGCCGTCGCCTGA
- a CDS encoding family 43 glycosylhydrolase: MSPATPRTRRLAVVGLATASLITTLVAAPAAADPPDPAIDTGDPAAVAAASVTPSPPPEPATITNPVSSPFADSYADPAVLRGRDGWFYAYATSDPLVSGGEFGLMHMARTRDFADWEYLGTVFDDATRPAWAAPGSFFWAPDVRYVNGEYRLYYTVTDSLAKPGADPGIGMATAPTPAGPWTDIGRPVLESQVLAEAGATAFDLRDYDGAVNSPRELRSPELAATESARAAVPAYQGLIDPSVLADTDGSLYLYVGGFAGGPHVTRLDDTGTTAIGELQQIAVSDRYEGSYVVQHDGAYYLMVSAAGCCSSVASGYSVFAGRSDSPFGPFVDAAGVPLNQSRAGGTQVIAANGNRWVGVGHHAVVTDTTGQDWMVYHGIDRNDGWLNEPGGINKRPMLVDRLDWIDGWPVVNAGAGPSDGPEPGPVTGSALGITTDDPASGRAFRALTGSFASVPDDDGDAGQVAALRPGRRVPAVAVARELLRGENRVEADVRLAGADAEACVRVDGLRRGVEVCVDGAARELVVDARPGGRDVTAAVPERIDLEGWHTLVVTLEGDAVAAELQESRLGDPIARAVADVRRGGGVEGLLSLTARGAGADLDNLSVARLAEGPTTRVPDPEVGDVTYTQTFDGSLDDVLADGWTLLGEHPGLTTADGALSWPLTSGDIAGANGAGPVLVRDAPAGDWVLETDLELDLGTDTVRNFQQAGLLVMADENFFVRLSSVAIGHSRTVEFFTEREHQGVLLLGGHLDGPPATEITLRILRTENAAGEQLYRSAFSIDDGVTWRWGMTWTLPAGTDVRIGLQAGGGATPATTAAFEEVRIRDAA; this comes from the coding sequence ATGTCACCTGCCACGCCCCGCACCCGCCGCCTCGCCGTCGTCGGCCTGGCCACCGCCTCCCTGATCACCACGCTCGTCGCGGCGCCCGCGGCAGCGGACCCGCCCGACCCCGCGATCGACACAGGCGACCCGGCCGCCGTCGCCGCGGCGTCGGTGACGCCCAGCCCTCCACCGGAGCCCGCGACGATCACCAACCCGGTGTCGTCGCCGTTCGCGGACAGCTACGCGGACCCGGCGGTGCTGCGCGGGCGGGACGGCTGGTTCTACGCGTACGCCACGAGCGACCCGCTCGTGAGCGGCGGCGAGTTCGGGCTCATGCACATGGCGCGGACCCGGGACTTCGCCGACTGGGAGTACCTCGGCACGGTGTTCGACGACGCCACGCGCCCTGCGTGGGCGGCGCCCGGCTCGTTCTTCTGGGCGCCGGACGTGCGGTACGTGAACGGGGAGTACCGCCTGTACTACACGGTGACGGACTCGCTCGCGAAGCCCGGCGCCGATCCCGGCATCGGGATGGCGACGGCGCCCACGCCGGCCGGGCCGTGGACCGACATCGGGCGGCCGGTGCTCGAGTCGCAGGTGCTCGCCGAGGCCGGCGCCACGGCGTTCGACCTGCGCGACTACGACGGCGCCGTGAACTCGCCGCGCGAGCTGCGGTCGCCGGAGCTGGCCGCCACCGAGAGCGCGCGAGCCGCCGTCCCGGCGTACCAGGGCCTCATCGACCCGTCCGTGCTCGCGGACACCGACGGCAGCCTGTACCTGTACGTCGGCGGGTTCGCGGGCGGCCCGCACGTGACGCGCCTCGACGACACCGGGACGACGGCGATCGGCGAGCTGCAGCAGATCGCCGTCTCCGACCGGTACGAGGGGTCGTACGTGGTCCAGCACGACGGCGCGTACTACCTCATGGTCTCTGCGGCGGGCTGCTGCTCGTCCGTCGCGAGCGGGTACAGCGTGTTCGCGGGCCGTTCCGACAGCCCGTTCGGGCCGTTCGTGGACGCCGCCGGCGTGCCGCTCAACCAGTCGCGCGCCGGCGGCACCCAGGTGATCGCCGCGAACGGGAACCGGTGGGTCGGCGTCGGGCACCACGCCGTCGTCACGGACACCACCGGACAGGACTGGATGGTCTACCACGGCATCGACCGCAACGACGGATGGCTGAACGAGCCGGGCGGCATCAACAAGCGGCCGATGCTCGTGGACCGGCTGGACTGGATCGACGGGTGGCCCGTGGTGAACGCCGGGGCGGGGCCGAGCGACGGCCCGGAGCCGGGGCCGGTCACGGGTTCCGCGCTGGGGATCACCACGGACGACCCGGCGAGCGGGCGCGCCTTCCGGGCTCTGACCGGCTCGTTCGCGTCGGTGCCGGACGACGACGGCGACGCCGGCCAGGTCGCGGCGCTGCGGCCGGGTCGGCGCGTGCCCGCCGTCGCCGTCGCGCGCGAGCTGCTGCGCGGCGAGAACCGCGTCGAGGCGGACGTCCGGCTCGCGGGCGCCGACGCCGAGGCGTGCGTGCGCGTGGACGGGCTGCGGCGCGGCGTCGAGGTGTGCGTGGACGGCGCGGCGCGCGAGCTGGTGGTCGACGCGCGGCCGGGCGGGCGCGACGTGACGGCTGCCGTGCCGGAACGGATCGACCTGGAGGGCTGGCACACGCTCGTCGTCACCCTCGAGGGCGATGCCGTCGCGGCCGAGCTGCAGGAGTCGCGGCTCGGCGACCCGATCGCGCGCGCCGTCGCCGACGTGCGCCGCGGGGGCGGCGTCGAGGGACTGCTGTCGCTGACGGCGCGGGGCGCCGGGGCGGACCTGGACAACCTCAGCGTCGCGCGGCTCGCCGAGGGTCCGACGACGCGGGTGCCGGATCCCGAGGTCGGCGACGTCACGTACACGCAGACCTTCGACGGCTCGCTCGACGACGTCCTCGCCGACGGCTGGACGCTCCTGGGCGAGCACCCGGGGCTCACGACGGCGGACGGCGCGCTGTCGTGGCCGCTCACCAGCGGCGACATCGCCGGGGCGAACGGCGCCGGGCCGGTGCTCGTGCGGGACGCCCCCGCCGGCGACTGGGTGCTCGAGACGGATCTGGAGCTCGACCTCGGTACGGACACCGTGCGGAACTTCCAGCAGGCCGGGCTGCTCGTGATGGCCGACGAGAACTTCTTCGTCCGCCTCAGCTCCGTCGCCATCGGGCACTCACGCACGGTGGAGTTCTTCACCGAGCGCGAGCACCAGGGCGTCCTCCTGCTCGGCGGGCACCTCGACGGGCCACCCGCCACCGAGATCACCCTCCGCATCCTGCGCACCGAGAACGCGGCCGGCGAGCAGCTGTACCGGTCGGCGTTCTCGATCGACGACGGCGTCACGTGGCGGTGGGGAATGACGTGGACGTTGCCGGCCGGGACCGACGTCCGCATCGGCCTGCAGGCGGGCGGCGGTGCGACGCCGGCCACGACGGCGGCGTTCGAGGAGGTGCGCATCCGCGACGCCGCCTGA
- a CDS encoding VOC family protein: MTRDLMAADTRMGAVTLHVGDMTAMRTYYTRALGLDVIAENSTGSRVTLGRGAAPIVVLVHAPDLPRPRRGEAGLFHTAILFDDAASLAGALARLAQHAPHTFTGSADHLVSEAFYATDPEGNGVELYVDRPRSAWRWTGSHVVMDTLPLDPNAYLQAHATPSALEDTPGEDDAVVGHVHLQVGDVPTARAFYVDVLGFDETAALGHSALFFSAGGYHHHMAANTWASMGAGPRAQSLRLAQIEIDVPSADDVAALADRLRVAGIAHELDGGGGPGATALLRVADPWRNELHLTSAR, encoded by the coding sequence ATGACCCGAGACCTCATGGCCGCCGACACACGCATGGGCGCCGTGACCCTGCACGTCGGCGACATGACCGCGATGCGCACCTACTACACGCGCGCGCTCGGGCTGGACGTGATCGCGGAGAACTCCACCGGCTCACGGGTGACGCTCGGCCGCGGCGCAGCGCCGATCGTCGTCCTCGTCCACGCCCCGGACCTGCCCCGCCCCCGGCGCGGCGAGGCGGGTCTCTTCCACACCGCGATCCTGTTCGACGACGCCGCCTCGCTCGCCGGCGCGCTGGCCCGCCTCGCACAGCACGCGCCACACACGTTCACGGGGAGCGCCGACCACCTCGTCTCGGAGGCGTTCTACGCGACCGACCCGGAGGGCAACGGCGTCGAGCTGTACGTCGACCGGCCGCGCTCGGCGTGGCGGTGGACCGGCTCGCACGTCGTCATGGACACACTCCCCCTCGACCCGAACGCCTACCTGCAGGCGCACGCGACACCGTCGGCCCTCGAGGACACGCCGGGAGAGGACGACGCCGTCGTCGGCCACGTCCACCTCCAGGTGGGCGACGTCCCGACCGCCCGCGCCTTCTACGTGGACGTGCTCGGCTTCGACGAGACCGCCGCACTCGGCCACAGCGCCCTGTTCTTCTCCGCGGGCGGCTATCACCACCACATGGCCGCGAACACGTGGGCCAGCATGGGCGCGGGGCCGCGCGCGCAGTCCCTCCGGCTGGCCCAGATCGAGATCGACGTGCCGTCGGCCGACGACGTCGCCGCCCTCGCGGACCGCCTCCGCGTGGCCGGCATCGCGCACGAGCTCGACGGCGGCGGCGGCCCGGGCGCGACGGCGCTCCTGCGCGTCGCCGACCCGTGGCGCAACGAGCTGCACCTCACCTCCGCCCGCTGA
- a CDS encoding TolB family protein — MPRAFAPGQTATVWIHDVETRERHRAWVSRDVLPEAPNWTPDGAHLVLNGGGRLLVIDAERAVAPESVTPSPVDAAGLPPVNNDHVLAPDGRTVFASAEDGHLYAVPLAGGSARRVSSSRGPTFTHYLHGVSSDGATLSYVGLERRADGVRTNLFTMPAAGGPSVQLTDDDFPDDGAELGPGEDGTEWLWFSSERPLPGAPRRAPGHAQLFRMRPDGTGLEQLTHDERVNWFPHPSPGGTRVAYVSFPPGTLGHPADVADVRIRLLPLSGRAPSGADGELGSIREGMAPESTPVRPPGGVDDDGVGRPRDLARVFGGQGAMNVPSWAPDSRRLAYVDYSPV; from the coding sequence GTGCCTCGCGCGTTCGCTCCCGGTCAGACCGCCACCGTGTGGATCCACGACGTCGAGACGCGGGAGCGGCACCGCGCCTGGGTCTCCCGCGACGTCCTGCCGGAGGCCCCGAACTGGACGCCGGACGGCGCTCACCTCGTGCTCAACGGCGGCGGGCGGCTGTTGGTGATCGACGCCGAGCGAGCCGTCGCGCCGGAGTCCGTGACGCCGTCGCCCGTCGACGCCGCTGGGCTACCGCCGGTGAACAACGACCACGTGCTCGCGCCCGACGGGCGGACGGTGTTCGCCTCCGCGGAGGACGGGCACCTGTACGCGGTGCCCCTCGCGGGCGGGTCCGCGCGCCGGGTCTCCTCCTCGCGCGGGCCGACGTTCACGCACTACCTGCACGGCGTCTCGTCCGACGGCGCGACGCTGAGCTACGTCGGGCTGGAGCGCCGCGCCGACGGCGTCCGCACGAACCTGTTCACGATGCCTGCCGCGGGCGGGCCGAGCGTGCAGCTCACCGACGACGACTTCCCGGACGACGGCGCCGAGCTCGGTCCCGGCGAGGACGGCACCGAGTGGCTGTGGTTCAGCTCCGAGCGGCCGCTGCCCGGCGCGCCACGCCGGGCGCCGGGCCACGCGCAGCTGTTCCGGATGCGCCCGGACGGCACGGGTCTCGAGCAGCTCACGCACGACGAGCGCGTGAACTGGTTCCCGCACCCGTCGCCGGGCGGCACCCGCGTGGCGTACGTGAGCTTCCCGCCCGGCACGCTCGGGCACCCCGCCGACGTCGCGGACGTGCGGATCCGGCTCCTCCCGCTGAGCGGGCGCGCGCCGTCGGGCGCTGACGGGGAACTGGGGTCGATTCGGGAGGGTATGGCTCCCGAATCGACCCCGGTCCGGCCGCCCGGAGGGGTGGATGACGACGGCGTCGGCCGTCCCCGCGACCTGGCGCGCGTGTTCGGCGGCCAGGGCGCGATGAACGTGCCGAGCTGGGCGCCGGACTCGCGGCGGCTCGCGTACGTCGACTACTCGCCCGTCTGA
- a CDS encoding Gfo/Idh/MocA family protein, translated as MTTHLETDRPLRWGILGPGRIAEKVAADFTHVRDGVLVAVGSRSQERATAFASRFADVAPGPIRPHGSYADLLADDGVDAVYIATPHSEHARNAVDTLRAGKATLVEKAFTATYAGAERVVATARETGVFAMEAMWTRFQPAIVRMRELIADGAIGEVRGVQADLGTRREFDPDDRTFNLALGGGTLLDLGVYVVSFAQMVLGDPVGVTARGSLLPSGADAEAGLLLDYGDGRVATLQTSFVTPSPGNARVYGTAGWIDVPPRFHHPHEIVLHRQGRDAVTERAMPDGAGYALELDEVARCVRAGRPESAVMPLADSLAVQRVLQDAADQMGVAFVDS; from the coding sequence ATGACCACTCACCTCGAGACCGACCGCCCGCTGCGCTGGGGCATCCTCGGCCCCGGCCGAATCGCGGAGAAGGTGGCCGCTGACTTCACGCACGTGCGCGACGGCGTGCTGGTCGCCGTCGGCTCCCGGTCGCAGGAGCGTGCGACGGCGTTCGCGAGCCGGTTCGCCGACGTCGCCCCGGGTCCGATCCGGCCCCACGGCAGCTACGCGGACCTGCTCGCGGACGACGGCGTCGACGCCGTCTACATCGCGACGCCGCACAGCGAGCACGCCCGCAACGCCGTCGACACGCTGCGGGCCGGGAAGGCGACGCTCGTCGAGAAGGCGTTCACGGCGACGTACGCGGGCGCCGAGCGGGTGGTCGCGACGGCCCGCGAGACCGGCGTCTTCGCGATGGAGGCGATGTGGACGCGGTTCCAGCCGGCGATCGTCCGGATGCGCGAGCTCATCGCCGACGGGGCGATCGGCGAGGTGCGCGGCGTCCAGGCGGACCTCGGCACGCGCCGCGAGTTCGACCCCGACGACCGCACCTTCAACCTCGCGCTCGGCGGCGGCACGCTGCTCGACCTCGGCGTGTACGTGGTGTCGTTCGCGCAGATGGTGCTGGGCGATCCCGTCGGCGTGACGGCCCGGGGATCGCTCCTGCCGAGCGGCGCCGACGCCGAGGCAGGGCTCCTGCTGGACTACGGCGACGGGCGCGTGGCGACGCTGCAGACCTCGTTCGTGACGCCGTCGCCCGGGAACGCCCGCGTCTATGGCACCGCAGGGTGGATCGACGTCCCGCCCCGGTTCCACCACCCGCACGAGATCGTGCTCCACCGGCAGGGGCGCGATGCCGTGACCGAGCGGGCGATGCCCGACGGCGCCGGGTACGCGCTCGAGCTCGACGAGGTCGCGCGGTGCGTGCGTGCGGGCCGGCCCGAGAGCGCCGTCATGCCGCTCGCCGACTCGCTCGCGGTGCAGCGGGTGCTCCAGGACGCCGCCGACCAGATGGGGGTCGCGTTCGTCGACTCGTGA
- a CDS encoding DinB family protein — protein sequence MGERPERWTRGTVYTDMWVDPADDPRNTDGVSPDGELATLQDYTASYRFTLTMKCEDLDAEQLARRSVPPSTMSLLGLLRHLAATERDWRNGMGDADPLPQLHGGTDADFDGAVADPAVVDAAYADLAREQAATDAALARHPDLGERLGEEQIAVREIWVHRIEEYARHCGHADLLRECIDGRVGQ from the coding sequence ATGGGTGAGCGACCTGAGCGATGGACCCGCGGCACCGTCTACACCGACATGTGGGTGGACCCGGCCGACGACCCCCGCAACACCGACGGCGTCAGCCCGGACGGCGAGCTGGCGACGCTCCAGGACTACACGGCGAGCTACCGCTTCACGCTGACGATGAAGTGCGAGGACCTGGACGCGGAGCAGCTCGCGCGGCGGTCCGTCCCGCCGTCGACGATGTCGCTGCTCGGTCTGCTGCGGCACCTCGCCGCGACGGAACGGGACTGGCGCAACGGGATGGGTGACGCCGATCCTCTGCCGCAGCTGCACGGCGGGACCGACGCGGACTTCGACGGCGCCGTCGCGGACCCGGCGGTGGTCGACGCCGCGTACGCCGATCTGGCGCGCGAGCAGGCCGCGACCGACGCCGCCCTGGCCAGGCATCCCGACCTGGGCGAACGCCTGGGCGAGGAGCAGATCGCGGTGCGGGAGATCTGGGTGCACCGGATCGAGGAGTACGCCCGGCACTGCGGGCACGCCGACCTGCTGCGCGAGTGCATCGACGGACGCGTCGGCCAGTAG